In Helianthus annuus cultivar XRQ/B chromosome 8, HanXRQr2.0-SUNRISE, whole genome shotgun sequence, a single genomic region encodes these proteins:
- the LOC110869516 gene encoding extensin-like, with translation MPPRFLRGRGKGPVSGHDHEAGPSHRRTPSITMSTSPQEPWKLYIEPGRRSVSLSSSPSYQHSFGPHSENEPNNQPPAFIPLQRSNSHHSFSDPTPVFQSRFNPANLLPEPVGFNPLGPEDHFSGENDMDEDTDPVEPASGTPNHPIEISDGSSFHGSPYRGPDSFMEKFNQYDWYFTPSEHSHHEQQQDPSVGHQFVAVTPPPPPPPAHTHYNYNYGYAEVDPYQVARDYNALHPEGTYGGPWTTGYPTYGYQHQPPPPPVYQPPQPQIQQEVLERLNQVEQEVREDRRERQGFFKGLSDLLKGKSKRRGH, from the exons ATGCCACCCAGATTCCTTCGCGGTAGAGGCAAAGGACCCGTGTCAGgtcatgatcacgaggccgggccgTCGCATCGACGTACTCCTTCCATCACCATGAGCACCAGCCCGCAAGAGCCATGGAAGCTCTATATTGAACCTGGAAGGCGATCAGTATCCCTTAGCTCCTCTCCTTCGTACCAACACTCATTTGGGCCCCATTCAgaaaacgagcccaacaaccAGCCGCCAGCTTTCATACCTTtacagagatccaactctcatcATTCTTTTAGCGACCCAACACCCGTTTTCCAAAGCCGATTTAACCCGGCTAACCTTCTgccagaacccgtgggttttaacccacttggaccggaagaccacttttCAGGGGAAAACGacatggatgaggatactgaCCCCGTGGAGCCTGCATCAGGAACGCCGAATCATCCCATTgagatctcagatgggtcatCATTCCATGGATCGCCATACCGCGGACCGGACAGTTTTATGGAGAAATTCAATCAGTatgattggtatttcaccccGTCTGAGCACTCGCATCAcgagcagcaacaggatccttcggtGGGTCATCAATTTGTGGCAGTcacgccgccgccaccaccgcca CCGGCGCAcacccactacaactacaactacggTTATGCGGAGGTAGATCCGTACCAAGTAGCTCGGGACTACAATGCCCTTCATCCTGAAGGAACATATGGAGGGCCATGGACTACTGGttacccgacttatgggtaccagcatcaGCCACCTCCTCCACCGGTGTATCAGCCGCCACAGCCACAGATTCAGCAGGAAGTCCTTGAGAGGCTAAACCAAGTTGAACAAGAAGTTCGTGAAGACCGCAGAGAGCGGCAAGGTTTCTTCAAAGGGTTGTCAGACTTGCTTAAGGGGAAGTCGAAAAGGAGGGGTCATTGA